The Actinomycetota bacterium sequence ACGAAAAACCTGGCATAACTGGGCTTTGAGCGCAGTTTCATGACCAACCTCCTGAATGAATCATGCGTCCTATCGTCAACCTATAATTCCGTGCCGACACACATCAAGAGATCTGTCCGGCTTCCCATATGCACTTCGCCTTCACAATATTCTACAACCAAGCGTGCAAATTGGCACCTCGCGAATTAAGAGGGTTGCTGTCCGGAAAAGGTAGGCACCCCATCCTGGCAAAACCTCAACACGCCATCCTCTCATGGCCGGCTAAGACCCTGAGGACATCCTTCACCCAGGGGTCACCGCTCCTCGCCTCGAGCAGCGGCATGTTCTTCTTGAGCCAGGCCTCCGGGTTCCTCCTCGCCTCCCCTCTGAATGAGGCCGCGGCCACCTCGGCCGCCCCATCATCTGCCCTCCTTCTCCTGGAGATGAGATTGCCCAGCTCCCCGTTCTCCCTGAGCTCGATGATCTGGCACATGTGATCGGCGCCCTGTGGCCTCCGGCCCATGCCCCGCTTCTTGAAGCGGTCTGAGGCGAGCTTGTCCACGTTTGACTCGATGGCCCCGGGGGAGCGGCCTTCTTCTCCCGGCGGAAGCACGTCCTTCCAGTCGCGCAGCCAGGCGGAGAGGGAGGAGATGTAGGCGATGGCCTCGGAGATGCGCCTCCATGGCGGGGGTCACGGCCATACCCCCCTTATCCCAGCCCAGGGCCTCGTCCAGGAGGAAGCGGCATCTTCCCTCCGCGTCCCGGTATACCTTCTTCCCACCCTCACCACCCCGAGGCGGGTGAGCACATCCCTCTCCCTTGCTCCCACCATGCGCAGTCCCTTGCCCCTCCGCTTCGCCAGCCTCCAATCCAGGTAGGCAAAGACCGCCTCGAGCATCCGCCGCCCCGGCTCAAACACGAGCCTTGCGATCTTCTCCTCGATCTCTTCGATGCCCTTCGCTTCGGAAACCAGACGTGGTACCACGGTTGTCAGGTTGAACATTTGGGAGATCACCCCTTTCTTCCTTGTTGAGTGGTTTTGGCAGGATGATAGGGTGGTCTTCAACCTTTTTCAAACCGGAAAGCGCCTACCGAAACGATACGGCATCCATTCTTTGCGCAGTCGGCGCCCGCGGGACGGGGGTCGCCGTGAGGATGTCCCGGGAGCGGTCAACGCGATGCCCGCCGGCACGTACCGGCTGGGCCGGGTTATTTCGCGTTGTGCGTCCACGCCTTGAAGCGCTTCGGGTCGCTCGCACCGTTCCGCATCGGCGACATCGGCGGTGCCGGCGCGAACCACCCTTTTACGGCGCGAGGACGAGGGGACGGCTTTCCCGGGTACGGTCTTGCTGGAGAGATACACGAGAGCGGCCGTTGCCTCGATGAAAACATGCGAAAAGCGCTTTCGTCAGAACATGAGGGTCTGCTCGAAAGCCGCTTCTTGCTCTGCCCCCTGGCTTCGGACACATGATGGACAGCGTAACGCGTCCTCCTTTATCGTAATGGTTGTCCGCGCATGTTCCGGCAACGGCTACCGGCAGGGAGGGTGAAGATGAAGGAATCGACGAAAAAAATCTTCCGGCTGCACGGTTGGAGGCTGGACCGAGCCGTGCACAACTACTTCTATTTCCTCTTCTACGACCTCTACGTGAAGGCGGCGCTCTATCTCACCAGGGCGGTGGTGGCTCTCTTCTCCCGTTTCGAGGCCACCAAGCACGTACCGAAGTTCATCTTCGAGCGCTACCACGCCAAGGTGCTTTCCCGCGGGGACGTCACCAAGATCCTCGACCTGGAGGAGTCGGTGGAGCTGGGGCCGGACACCACCAAGCGCATCATCCCCTTCCGTTACGCGAACAAGATCGTGCTGCGCGAACCCACCCACCTGGCGGTGATGGACTGCCCGTGCAAGCTGGAGATGGACGATCCCTGCCGGCCGGTGGCCTCGTGCATCGCCGTGGGAAGGCCCGTGGTGGACTTCTGGCTGGAGCATTGCGGCAAGTACCACGCGCGCAGGATAAGCAAGGAGGAGGCGCTGGCCATCATCGATGAATACCGCCGCAATGGCCACATCAACCAGGCCTTCTTCAAGGTAGCCACGGGTGGGAGCATGGGTGTCATCTGCAACTGCTGCCCGCGTTGCTGCGTGAGCATGCGGGCCACCGCCCTGGTCGGGCGCATCAAGGGGGCAGAGGGCATTTCCCAGTACGCCCCGTCCGGGTACACCGTGCGGCACGACACGGCGAAGTGCGACCTGTGCGGCACCTGCGTGCAGCGTTGCCACTTCGGGGCGGTGGAGATCGTGGGCGGGGAGCGCCGTTACCATCCCGAGAAGTGCTACGGTTGCGAACTCTGCGTGGAGGGGTGCCCGCAGGGGGCCCTTTCCCTGGTGCTCGAGGAGGGCGGCCTGCTGCCGCTGGACATGGACCGGGTGGAGGTTTGGCTGCGAGCGGACTCACACGGCGACCCGTAATCGGTCGAAGCGGCTAGCTCGATGACCCTGGCCCCCGGCGCTGAAGAAGCCCAGCGCCCGTGCCCGGAGGCCGTTATTCGCCCTTGCGCGGGCTGTAATTGAGGAAGCGCGCGTACTGGGCCTGGAAGGTGAGTCGCACGGGCCCGATGGGCCCGTTGCGGTGCTTGGCCACCTTGACGTCCGCCCGCCCCTTCAGCTCCTCGTTGTCCGGGTCGTAGACCTCCTTGCGGTGGATGAAGATGATGAGGTCGGCATCCTGCTCGATGGCCCCGGATTCCCTCAGGTCCGAGAGGATGGGTTCGCGGTTGTGCTTCTCGGGCTCGCGGGAGAGCTGGGAGACGGCGATGACGGGGATGTTGAAGTCCCTGCCGATCACCTTCAGCCCCCGCGAGATGGCGGCGATCTCCTGCACGCGGTTCTCCATGCGCCGGTCGGAGCTCATGAGCTGTATGTAGTCTATGATGACCAGCCCGATGTCGTGTTGCGACTTGAGGCGGCGCAGCTTGGAGCGCAGTTCCATGATGCCGATGTCGGCGCTGTCGTCGATGAAGATGGAGGCGGACGCCAGGTCGCCGGCCGCCTCCGAGAGGCGTTCCCAGACGTCGTCGTCCTTGAAACTGGACTTGAGTTTCTGGCTGTTCACGCGCGCCCTGGAGCAGAGCAACCTCTTTGCCACCTCCTGGGCGCTCATCTCCAGGCTGAAGATGGCCACGGGGATGCCTTCCTCCACCGCCACGTAGTCGGCGATGTTCAATGCCAGCGAGGTCTTGCCCATGGAGGGGCGGGCGGCGATGACGATGAGGTCGGAGGGCTGCAGGCCCATGGTCAGCCGGTCGAGGTCGGTGAAGCCGGTGTAGATGCCCGTGTCCTCCCCGCCCTCGGCGATCCTTTCAAGCTCCTCGAAGGTGTCCTCCATGACTTCCTTCATCAGCTTGACGTTGTCCTTCCTGCGGTGCTGCGCGACGTTGAAGATGATGTCCTCGGCCTCGTCCAGCGCCTCCATGATGTCCTCGGGAGCCCGGTAGCCCACGGCGGCCACCTTGCCCGCGGCCTCGATGAGGCGTCGGTAGGTGG is a genomic window containing:
- a CDS encoding 4Fe-4S binding protein; protein product: MKESTKKIFRLHGWRLDRAVHNYFYFLFYDLYVKAALYLTRAVVALFSRFEATKHVPKFIFERYHAKVLSRGDVTKILDLEESVELGPDTTKRIIPFRYANKIVLREPTHLAVMDCPCKLEMDDPCRPVASCIAVGRPVVDFWLEHCGKYHARRISKEEALAIIDEYRRNGHINQAFFKVATGGSMGVICNCCPRCCVSMRATALVGRIKGAEGISQYAPSGYTVRHDTAKCDLCGTCVQRCHFGAVEIVGGERRYHPEKCYGCELCVEGCPQGALSLVLEEGGLLPLDMDRVEVWLRADSHGDP
- the dnaB gene encoding replicative DNA helicase; its protein translation is MSTVIQAFDRHDQLPPHSIEAEQSVLGSMLLSQEAILEISEIVAPEDFYKEAHAIIYRAALQLFASGEPVDPVTLSESLRAQGNLEKVGDRPYIVNLMSSVPTPANARYYAEVVSKLATYRRLIEAAGKVAAVGYRAPEDIMEALDEAEDIIFNVAQHRRKDNVKLMKEVMEDTFEELERIAEGGEDTGIYTGFTDLDRLTMGLQPSDLIVIAARPSMGKTSLALNIADYVAVEEGIPVAIFSLEMSAQEVAKRLLCSRARVNSQKLKSSFKDDDVWERLSEAAGDLASASIFIDDSADIGIMELRSKLRRLKSQHDIGLVIIDYIQLMSSDRRMENRVQEIAAISRGLKVIGRDFNIPVIAVSQLSREPEKHNREPILSDLRESGAIEQDADLIIFIHRKEVYDPDNEELKGRADVKVAKHRNGPIGPVRLTFQAQYARFLNYSPRKGE